In the Verrucomicrobiia bacterium genome, one interval contains:
- a CDS encoding nucleoside monophosphate kinase, translating to MIIFFGPAGAGKSVQGQMLAARHDWRWLSSGQLLRDSHDEVLIHQMQSGNLIPTATINEIVGEAIKRAKDIKHVILDGFPRRLDQAEWLVEAQPEHERSIGLVVVLEVPKHELIRRLQLRGRVDDTPEAIEERLRIYRQEIYPILNYLTEQRVHIAHIDGTGTVGQVHDRIEAELVACNLV from the coding sequence GTGATCATTTTTTTCGGTCCAGCAGGAGCTGGAAAAAGCGTACAGGGGCAGATGCTGGCTGCGCGGCATGATTGGCGCTGGTTAAGTTCTGGCCAGCTACTTCGCGATAGCCACGACGAAGTACTCATCCACCAGATGCAGTCGGGTAATTTAATTCCTACCGCGACAATAAACGAGATTGTCGGCGAGGCTATTAAGCGTGCCAAAGATATTAAACACGTCATTTTAGATGGCTTTCCAAGACGGCTCGACCAAGCGGAGTGGCTCGTTGAGGCTCAGCCAGAACATGAGCGTTCAATTGGACTGGTTGTCGTGCTTGAAGTGCCAAAGCACGAGCTCATTCGACGTCTCCAACTACGAGGTAGAGTCGACGATACCCCCGAGGCAATTGAAGAGCGGCTACGTATTTACCGGCAGGAAATTTATCCGATTTTAAATTATCTAACAGAACAGCGAGTGCACATTGCCCACATTGATGGAACAGGTACGGTAGGGCAAGTACATGATCGTATTGAGGCAGAGCTGGTTGCATGCAACCTCGTATAA
- the ftsA gene encoding cell division protein FtsA has product MQELSRYAVGLDIGTTTVRCVVGHVDAGAQTPTIIGIAATKNSGMRKGIVVNLVSTAQAIDKALEDAERMSGHQIEAATVSVNGSHILGMTSRGVIAVGTQGHEINEDDLARVEEAATVVQLPANREILDVTPRGYQLDGQENIKDPIGMTGVRLEVDAHVITALAPHMKNLLKANEMTHTQVNRAVPAGLAAARAVLSEQQMENGVLLVDIGGTTTNIAVYEEGDLQHIAVLPVGGVNITNDLAIGLKTDLDIAEELKLKHAIAMPSLRKAGETVLSVKLEKQSHEFPASEVDMIVDARLEELFEYINKELKSIGRAAKLPGGVVLTGAGAQLKGIDDYARESLQLAVRIGHPTGFSGVAENIQEPQFATAAGLMLLDLEGAGAHAQRETSKTQQANAALGSFSKKISGLFNKFRS; this is encoded by the coding sequence ATGCAGGAACTTTCTCGATATGCGGTTGGTCTTGATATAGGCACGACCACCGTGCGGTGTGTGGTCGGCCACGTTGATGCCGGCGCCCAAACCCCCACAATTATTGGTATTGCCGCTACAAAAAACAGCGGTATGCGCAAAGGCATAGTAGTTAATTTAGTCTCCACGGCTCAGGCTATCGATAAAGCCCTCGAAGATGCCGAAAGGATGTCGGGGCACCAAATTGAAGCGGCCACCGTAAGTGTGAACGGGTCGCATATTTTAGGCATGACCTCCAGGGGAGTGATTGCGGTCGGCACCCAAGGTCACGAGATCAATGAGGACGATCTAGCGCGAGTAGAAGAAGCAGCCACTGTGGTACAGCTACCGGCAAATCGCGAGATTCTCGATGTCACGCCCCGCGGCTATCAGCTTGATGGACAAGAGAATATTAAGGATCCAATTGGCATGACTGGCGTTCGCTTAGAGGTTGACGCGCATGTCATTACTGCGCTAGCGCCCCATATGAAAAATCTCTTGAAAGCTAACGAAATGACCCACACCCAAGTTAACCGGGCAGTGCCGGCAGGCTTGGCCGCGGCACGAGCGGTGTTATCCGAGCAGCAAATGGAGAATGGCGTGCTACTAGTCGATATTGGCGGGACGACGACCAATATTGCGGTCTATGAAGAAGGTGATCTTCAGCATATTGCCGTGCTACCAGTGGGAGGGGTGAACATTACAAATGATCTCGCTATTGGCTTAAAAACTGATCTTGATATTGCCGAAGAGCTCAAATTAAAGCATGCTATTGCTATGCCAAGCCTACGTAAAGCAGGCGAAACGGTTTTGAGCGTCAAGCTTGAAAAGCAATCGCATGAATTTCCGGCCAGTGAAGTTGATATGATTGTCGACGCCCGGCTTGAAGAACTTTTTGAATACATCAATAAAGAACTAAAATCTATTGGCCGCGCCGCCAAGCTGCCAGGTGGCGTGGTGTTAACCGGCGCCGGCGCGCAACTAAAAGGTATTGATGATTACGCAAGAGAGTCCTTGCAACTAGCGGTTCGCATCGGCCACCCAACTGGCTTTAGTGGTGTGGCGGAGAACATTCAAGAGCCACAATTTGCGACTGCAGCTGGGTTGATGTTGCTTGATCTTGAAGGTGCCGGGGCTCACGCTCAGCGCGAGACAAGCAAAACCCAACAAGCAAATGCGGCACTAGGTTCATTTAGTAAGAAGATAAGCGGATTATTTAATAAGTTTCGTTCATAA
- a CDS encoding vitamin B12-dependent ribonucleotide reductase has translation MAQTVSTLSVSRYFTEEGEDPYNALKWVERDSKIVNPGTGKVVFEQTGVEFPDFWSQNAINIVAQKYFYGTPGTEGRERSLKQLIDRVVNTVTKYGYEQGYFIEEQEADTFNAELKYILATQRAAFNSPVWFNIGTPDRAQQASACFILKVEDTLPSILNWYREEGMIFKGGSGAGLNLSALRSSYEGLSSSGGKASGPVSFMRGADASAGTIQSGGKTRRAAKMVILNVDHPDIEEFIWCKAREERKARVLRDAGFDMGLNGKDAVSIQYQNANNSVRVTDDFMKAVEADTDWDLKGVIDRKVYKTIRARDLFRQIAEAAWECADPGMQFDTTINDWHTTPKAGRINGSNPCSEYMHLDNSACNLASLNLLKYLNEDGTFDTEAFKHVVETIIVAQEILVGYSSYPTESIDKNARAYRELGIGYANLGAMLMAKGLPYDSDEGRAVAGSVTALMTGHAYATSAKIARRVGTFAGYNKDKEGMNRVLRKHRDAVRDIDATLVPEELLSAAAGAWDEAVELGAKYGVRNSQASVLAPTGTIGFMMDCDTTGVEPDFSLTKFKTLVGGGSMVIVNQTIPRALRTLGYDDHEIKAIVDYIHDKGSAIDAPHLKKEHYDVFACAVGENAIHYMGHVKMMGAVQPFISGAISKTVNMPASVTVEDVEQLHLDAWKLGIKAIAIYRDNSKVGQPLSEKKQEEKANDAPAKVETAQPTVAEATPTGLSAATQVVIRREMPRIRNSKTFSFKVADLHGYFTVGEYEDGTPGELFLRVAKMGSTLAGVMDAFARSISYGLQYGVPLKAYVKAMSNMSFAPFGITDDPEVKTATSIVDYIFRRLALEYLNIDDRLELGLATLEDLEAEMAAQQAQPVTSQPAAIAPQQPQAPQVVSAPAIATEPQAPLAKKDEISIAKELHSTPVADQNAPLCSNCGNITQRAGSCYVCTSCGTTSGCS, from the coding sequence ATGGCACAAACAGTGTCCACGCTTTCAGTGTCGCGATATTTTACGGAAGAAGGGGAAGATCCGTATAACGCGCTGAAGTGGGTAGAGCGAGATTCAAAAATTGTTAATCCCGGTACAGGAAAAGTAGTTTTTGAACAAACTGGGGTGGAGTTTCCAGACTTCTGGAGTCAAAATGCCATTAACATTGTGGCGCAAAAATACTTTTACGGCACGCCGGGCACCGAGGGCCGAGAGCGCAGCCTGAAGCAACTTATTGACCGCGTGGTTAATACGGTAACAAAATATGGCTACGAGCAGGGCTATTTTATCGAGGAACAAGAGGCGGATACCTTTAATGCTGAGCTAAAATACATTCTGGCCACACAGCGAGCAGCTTTTAACAGCCCGGTCTGGTTTAATATCGGCACGCCCGATCGCGCCCAACAGGCAAGTGCTTGTTTTATTTTGAAGGTAGAAGATACGCTGCCGTCGATTTTAAACTGGTACCGCGAAGAAGGCATGATCTTTAAGGGTGGTTCGGGCGCAGGCCTTAACCTAAGCGCGCTTCGTTCTTCGTACGAAGGCCTTAGCTCAAGCGGCGGCAAGGCGTCTGGCCCAGTGAGCTTTATGCGCGGTGCCGATGCTAGCGCCGGCACTATTCAAAGTGGCGGTAAAACGCGCCGTGCAGCCAAGATGGTGATCTTAAACGTTGACCACCCAGATATCGAGGAGTTCATTTGGTGTAAAGCTCGTGAAGAACGTAAAGCCCGCGTGCTCCGCGATGCTGGTTTTGATATGGGGTTGAATGGTAAAGATGCCGTGAGTATTCAATACCAAAACGCTAATAACTCGGTTCGGGTGACTGACGATTTCATGAAAGCGGTCGAAGCTGACACCGACTGGGATCTGAAAGGCGTAATAGATAGAAAAGTCTATAAAACCATTCGCGCCCGCGATTTGTTTCGTCAAATTGCCGAAGCAGCTTGGGAGTGTGCCGATCCGGGCATGCAGTTCGACACCACTATTAACGACTGGCACACCACGCCAAAAGCTGGGCGGATCAATGGCTCAAATCCGTGCTCTGAGTACATGCATCTCGACAACTCGGCCTGTAACTTAGCCAGCCTGAATCTTCTTAAATATCTCAATGAAGATGGGACCTTTGACACCGAAGCTTTCAAGCATGTCGTAGAAACGATTATTGTCGCCCAGGAGATCTTGGTGGGTTACTCCAGTTATCCTACCGAGAGTATTGATAAAAACGCCCGTGCCTACCGCGAGCTTGGTATAGGCTACGCTAACTTGGGCGCAATGCTTATGGCAAAGGGTCTGCCATACGATAGCGACGAAGGTCGCGCTGTAGCTGGTTCAGTAACCGCCTTAATGACCGGCCATGCTTACGCCACCAGCGCCAAGATCGCTAGGCGAGTCGGGACGTTTGCTGGCTACAATAAAGATAAAGAGGGCATGAATCGTGTACTGCGTAAGCACCGTGACGCAGTGCGCGATATCGACGCTACTCTTGTTCCCGAAGAATTGCTTAGCGCAGCCGCTGGCGCCTGGGATGAAGCTGTTGAGCTTGGTGCGAAATACGGCGTCCGTAACTCGCAGGCTAGCGTTCTCGCACCTACCGGCACTATTGGGTTTATGATGGACTGCGATACCACCGGAGTAGAGCCAGATTTCAGCCTCACAAAGTTCAAGACTTTAGTTGGTGGTGGTTCGATGGTCATTGTTAACCAGACCATTCCGCGCGCTTTAAGGACACTCGGCTATGATGATCACGAAATAAAGGCGATTGTCGACTATATTCACGACAAAGGCAGCGCAATTGATGCACCACACCTTAAGAAGGAACACTACGACGTGTTTGCCTGTGCGGTTGGCGAAAACGCGATTCACTACATGGGGCACGTTAAAATGATGGGCGCCGTGCAGCCATTCATTTCTGGTGCCATTAGTAAAACGGTTAACATGCCGGCAAGTGTTACGGTTGAAGATGTCGAGCAGCTGCACCTGGATGCCTGGAAGCTTGGTATTAAGGCCATTGCCATTTACCGCGACAACAGCAAGGTTGGCCAGCCACTGAGTGAAAAGAAGCAAGAAGAAAAAGCTAATGACGCGCCCGCAAAAGTTGAAACTGCACAGCCAACAGTTGCAGAAGCCACGCCAACCGGGCTGTCGGCAGCAACACAGGTTGTCATTCGCCGCGAAATGCCGCGCATTCGGAACTCAAAAACCTTCTCGTTTAAGGTGGCAGATCTTCATGGCTACTTTACGGTGGGCGAGTACGAAGACGGTACACCAGGTGAGTTATTCCTGCGGGTCGCCAAGATGGGCTCGACGCTCGCCGGTGTTATGGATGCGTTTGCTCGCAGTATTAGCTACGGCCTGCAGTACGGCGTGCCGCTAAAAGCATACGTAAAAGCTATGAGCAATATGAGCTTCGCGCCGTTTGGTATCACCGATGACCCAGAGGTAAAAACCGCCACGTCAATTGTTGATTACATCTTCCGCCGCTTGGCGCTTGAATATTTAAACATCGACGACCGCCTAGAACTGGGTCTAGCGACGCTAGAAGATCTGGAGGCTGAGATGGCTGCTCAGCAAGCGCAACCTGTTACAAGCCAGCCGGCAGCAATAGCACCGCAACAACCCCAGGCGCCACAGGTTGTTTCAGCACCAGCTATTGCTACGGAGCCACAAGCGCCTTTGGCAAAGAAAGACGAAATTTCCATCGCCAAAGAGCTGCACAGTACTCCAGTAGCTGACCAAAATGCTCCGTTATGTTCGAACTGTGGCAACATTACGCAGCGTGCCGGTAGCTGCTATGTCTGTACCAGCTGCGGTACCACCAGCGGTTGTAGCTAA
- the ftsZ gene encoding cell division protein FtsZ, whose protein sequence is MPEVKPADIQTFATIKVVGIGGAGCAAVNRMKDVGLHGVQFIAINTDAQALHNSKADVKIHIGPNTTRGLGAGADPKVGEAAAEESRDEIRNALEGADMVFVTIGAGGGTGSGAGHVVAEVARELGILVVGVATKPFSFEGEKRRQNAEWAITNLGRQVDTLITIPNDRLLQTIDRRTPLLETFKIADDVLRQGVQGISELITEHGLINLDFADVKAIMSNAGSALMGIGRASGDDRAVQAAQQAIESPLIEVSIDGARGVLFNVSGGYDMSMSEIQEAAEIITSAVAPDANIIFGATLKPEMEDELVITVIATGFDSAYFHEQAASLEDGATATAAQPTADTTPATTTIDESDIEKINLDIDEPMPTANTFADDDEPKNIWHYDDEDTPAFLRRRKDRQKDDDR, encoded by the coding sequence ATGCCTGAAGTAAAACCAGCCGATATACAAACATTTGCCACAATTAAAGTCGTGGGTATTGGTGGCGCCGGTTGCGCAGCCGTTAATCGCATGAAGGACGTGGGACTTCATGGCGTTCAATTTATTGCTATTAATACCGATGCACAAGCCCTACATAACTCAAAAGCCGATGTAAAAATCCATATTGGCCCCAATACTACTCGGGGCTTAGGTGCTGGTGCTGACCCAAAGGTTGGCGAAGCCGCAGCTGAAGAATCACGTGACGAAATTCGGAATGCACTGGAAGGTGCAGACATGGTGTTTGTAACGATTGGCGCTGGCGGTGGCACGGGTTCAGGTGCTGGCCATGTAGTAGCTGAGGTTGCTCGTGAGCTCGGTATTCTGGTTGTTGGTGTGGCCACAAAGCCATTTAGTTTTGAAGGCGAGAAGCGACGCCAAAACGCTGAATGGGCCATTACCAACCTGGGTCGCCAAGTCGATACGCTTATTACCATCCCAAACGACCGATTACTGCAAACAATTGATCGACGCACACCGCTACTTGAAACCTTTAAAATTGCTGATGATGTTTTACGGCAGGGCGTACAGGGTATTTCTGAACTTATTACCGAACACGGTCTGATTAACCTCGACTTTGCTGACGTTAAGGCAATTATGAGCAATGCCGGCTCGGCGCTGATGGGTATTGGCCGTGCAAGTGGTGATGACCGAGCCGTACAAGCTGCCCAGCAGGCAATTGAATCGCCACTGATCGAAGTTTCGATTGATGGCGCGCGCGGCGTGCTGTTTAATGTTTCGGGTGGTTACGATATGAGCATGAGCGAGATCCAAGAAGCGGCCGAAATTATCACCAGTGCCGTGGCGCCTGACGCGAATATTATTTTTGGGGCAACGCTGAAGCCAGAAATGGAAGATGAGCTCGTAATCACGGTGATTGCAACTGGCTTTGATTCGGCCTATTTCCATGAACAAGCAGCTTCGCTGGAGGATGGAGCCACTGCAACAGCGGCGCAGCCAACGGCCGATACCACACCGGCGACCACTACGATTGATGAATCTGATATCGAAAAAATCAACCTTGATATTGACGAGCCAATGCCCACCGCAAACACGTTTGCCGATGACGATGAGCCAAAAAACATTTGGCACTATGACGATGAAGACACCCCCGCATTTCTCAGAAGGCGCAAAGATCGCCAAAAAGACGACGACCGCTAA
- the ileS gene encoding isoleucine--tRNA ligase, translating into MKFQKNTRRRAKEYEKALVDYWKKHKTFEKSIESRPKSNAFVFYDGPPFITGVPHYGTLLSSIVKDAVPRYQTMKGKRVERVWGWDCHGLPAEVFTEKKLGIKDRREIGTKISLEEYIRACRENMVQTGNLWEDTIDRIGRWVDFKGAYKTMDKQYMESVWWAFKTLYEKGKVYEGEKVLMYCTRDATPLSKAEVTMDAGAYQDVTDPSVFVKFKLNVADYNERLEEATVPLYNSGSKSFEVALKESQEANQKNSEAAESIKGDVYLLAWTTTPWTLPANTALAVNEKILYAEVQLSGGDDRFIVAKKLVDEGKIFKDDKKQPLEYVIRREFVGSRLLGLNYVPLFANRGANAHKVWHADYVSEDDGSGVVHLAPAYGEEDFALAKENGIPVVHLIDENGFYTEGKWQSQNVWEVNKPIAKELHGQGVVWKIDYYRHSYPHCHRCGTRLMYRAHPSWFMDIDGQREQMLVENTEHINWFPEHIKHGRFEKNIQQAPDWNLSRDRFWATAMPVWEGVDAAGKKHRIVVGSYAELKELSGKELDDYHRPWVDDIEFDKDGVHYKRIDKVIDGWFESGSMPFAQFHYPFENVEKFEQNFPGDFIVEYIGQVRAWFYYVHAVSVALFSQNAFKNVIVTGTLAGNDGRKMSKSYGNFTDPNELMDTYSADSLRFLLLSSPVLNGEDFALQDKDVADVARKLAMVWNMYDFFTMYADVDGWEWNGDLSDPSEKLQHPLDQWIVSRVHQLTQDIETHMEGYDLPGAVKPILEFLDDASNWYVRRSRKRFWKSEDTADKNLAYTTLHYVLTQTAIVMAPFTPFLAEELYQKLTNGESVHLLDWPKVGHINELLIHEMAVFRRAINDGLSKRAQAAIKVRQPLASAKLINVASSAVSPELTNELVDIVKDELNVKAVELLASPEDGAVVSVELDTAITPELKREGMAREVIRLVQNGRKQAGYDVDDRIILTITTEDKELAKAVSEHSKVIKTETLAVEGTIKKEAFELNTKVEGQDLLIKMMKA; encoded by the coding sequence ATGAAATTTCAAAAAAACACCCGTCGCCGCGCAAAAGAATACGAAAAAGCTCTCGTTGACTACTGGAAAAAACATAAAACTTTTGAAAAATCGATTGAGAGTCGGCCAAAAAGCAACGCCTTTGTGTTTTATGATGGCCCGCCGTTCATTACCGGTGTTCCACATTATGGCACGCTTTTAAGTTCTATCGTAAAAGACGCAGTGCCACGCTATCAAACCATGAAAGGCAAGCGGGTCGAGCGCGTCTGGGGTTGGGACTGCCATGGTTTGCCAGCCGAAGTGTTCACCGAAAAGAAGCTTGGCATCAAAGATCGCCGCGAAATTGGCACCAAAATTAGCCTTGAAGAATATATTAGGGCTTGCCGTGAAAATATGGTCCAAACCGGCAACTTGTGGGAAGATACTATCGATCGGATTGGTCGCTGGGTAGATTTTAAAGGCGCCTATAAAACCATGGACAAACAGTACATGGAGAGTGTTTGGTGGGCGTTTAAGACCTTGTACGAAAAGGGCAAAGTTTACGAAGGTGAAAAGGTACTAATGTATTGTACTCGCGATGCGACGCCACTTTCAAAAGCAGAAGTAACCATGGACGCTGGCGCTTACCAGGACGTGACTGACCCAAGTGTTTTTGTAAAGTTTAAATTGAATGTTGCTGACTATAACGAGCGGCTCGAAGAAGCGACTGTGCCGCTTTATAATTCTGGCTCAAAATCTTTTGAAGTGGCGCTTAAGGAATCACAAGAGGCAAATCAAAAAAACAGTGAAGCCGCCGAAAGTATCAAAGGTGACGTTTATCTTTTAGCCTGGACGACCACGCCCTGGACATTGCCTGCAAACACGGCACTGGCAGTTAATGAAAAAATACTCTATGCCGAGGTACAGCTTAGCGGAGGCGACGATCGCTTTATTGTTGCCAAAAAACTTGTCGATGAAGGAAAGATTTTTAAAGATGACAAAAAGCAGCCGCTAGAGTATGTGATTAGGCGTGAGTTTGTAGGGAGTCGTTTGCTTGGCTTAAATTATGTGCCTCTCTTTGCGAATCGCGGTGCCAACGCCCATAAAGTATGGCATGCCGATTATGTCAGTGAGGATGATGGCTCCGGTGTAGTGCATCTTGCTCCTGCCTATGGTGAAGAAGATTTTGCTTTAGCAAAAGAGAATGGTATCCCTGTTGTTCATCTAATAGACGAAAATGGCTTTTATACCGAAGGTAAATGGCAAAGTCAAAATGTATGGGAGGTAAATAAGCCAATTGCCAAAGAGTTACACGGCCAAGGGGTAGTCTGGAAAATTGATTACTACCGCCACAGCTACCCGCACTGTCATCGCTGTGGCACGCGCCTAATGTACCGGGCGCATCCGAGTTGGTTTATGGATATCGACGGCCAGCGAGAACAGATGCTGGTAGAAAACACCGAACACATCAACTGGTTCCCTGAACACATCAAGCATGGTCGTTTTGAAAAAAATATCCAGCAAGCACCAGACTGGAACTTGTCGCGCGACCGCTTTTGGGCGACCGCTATGCCGGTGTGGGAGGGTGTTGATGCTGCGGGCAAGAAGCACCGCATAGTTGTGGGTAGCTACGCCGAACTCAAAGAGCTTTCTGGCAAAGAGCTTGACGATTATCATCGCCCGTGGGTTGACGATATTGAATTCGATAAAGACGGGGTGCACTACAAGCGCATCGATAAAGTGATTGACGGTTGGTTTGAAAGCGGCAGCATGCCTTTTGCCCAGTTCCACTACCCATTTGAAAACGTAGAGAAATTCGAACAAAATTTCCCTGGGGATTTCATTGTTGAATATATTGGCCAGGTGCGGGCATGGTTTTACTATGTCCACGCTGTTAGTGTGGCGCTATTTAGCCAAAATGCCTTCAAAAATGTGATCGTTACGGGTACATTGGCGGGGAACGATGGCCGCAAGATGAGTAAAAGCTACGGTAACTTTACCGACCCGAATGAGTTGATGGACACTTATAGCGCCGATAGCTTGCGTTTCTTGCTGCTTAGCTCGCCCGTACTAAATGGCGAAGACTTTGCTCTTCAAGATAAAGACGTCGCCGATGTTGCCCGTAAGCTCGCTATGGTGTGGAATATGTACGACTTCTTCACTATGTACGCCGATGTTGATGGCTGGGAATGGAACGGTGACTTGAGCGACCCGAGCGAAAAACTACAACACCCGCTCGATCAGTGGATTGTGAGCCGCGTGCATCAGCTCACACAAGATATCGAAACGCACATGGAAGGCTATGATCTACCGGGTGCGGTAAAACCAATCTTAGAGTTTCTTGATGACGCCAGTAACTGGTATGTCCGTCGGAGCCGCAAACGATTTTGGAAAAGCGAGGACACTGCCGATAAAAATCTCGCTTACACTACTTTGCACTATGTACTCACCCAAACAGCGATTGTTATGGCGCCCTTCACGCCATTTCTCGCAGAAGAGTTGTACCAAAAGCTCACCAATGGCGAGAGTGTGCACTTACTCGATTGGCCAAAAGTTGGCCATATCAATGAGCTGCTCATACACGAAATGGCGGTCTTCCGGCGCGCTATTAATGATGGGCTGTCTAAGCGAGCCCAGGCTGCTATCAAGGTGCGACAACCACTCGCCAGCGCTAAGCTGATTAACGTAGCTAGTAGTGCAGTATCACCTGAATTAACAAACGAGCTTGTCGATATTGTAAAGGACGAGCTAAATGTGAAGGCTGTTGAACTTTTGGCCAGCCCAGAAGACGGTGCTGTTGTTTCTGTTGAGTTAGATACAGCGATCACCCCTGAGCTAAAACGCGAAGGCATGGCGCGTGAAGTGATCCGACTTGTGCAAAATGGCCGCAAGCAGGCTGGTTACGACGTTGACGATCGGATTATCCTGACTATAACTACCGAAGATAAAGAACTGGCTAAAGCCGTCTCTGAGCATTCAAAAGTAATAAAAACCGAAACCTTGGCGGTTGAAGGTACGATAAAAAAAGAAGCATTTGAGCTTAATACCAAGGTTGAAGGACAAGATTTGCTTATCAAAATGATGAAAGCCTAA
- the nrdR gene encoding transcriptional regulator NrdR encodes MKCPRCHETDLKVIESREAGDGDSIRRRRECQTCHYRFTTYERIERPNLAVIKKDGMRELFDRNKLFAAIHRSVGKFLASDVEIEEIIARVEEALYALNENEVPSRLIGDLVLEELLKRNEVAYVRFASVYREFKSLDEFEAILAQVQHKIANS; translated from the coding sequence ATGAAATGTCCGCGCTGCCATGAAACCGACTTAAAAGTCATTGAATCTCGCGAAGCAGGAGATGGTGACTCGATTCGTCGTCGTCGTGAATGCCAGACATGTCATTACCGGTTTACTACTTACGAACGCATTGAGCGGCCAAATTTAGCGGTTATTAAAAAAGATGGTATGCGCGAATTGTTTGATCGCAATAAACTATTTGCAGCGATCCACCGCTCAGTTGGAAAATTTTTGGCATCAGATGTCGAAATTGAGGAAATCATAGCGCGTGTTGAAGAAGCGCTCTATGCACTCAATGAAAATGAAGTTCCTTCGCGCCTGATTGGGGATTTGGTGCTCGAAGAACTTCTAAAACGCAATGAAGTCGCTTACGTGCGATTCGCAAGTGTCTACCGCGAATTTAAAAGCCTGGATGAATTTGAAGCCATTTTGGCACAAGTCCAGCACAAAATTGCCAACTCTTAG
- the map gene encoding type I methionyl aminopeptidase produces MQPRIKTTAEIAEMRTGGKILGTIFQRLRGYIQPGMTEREINDWVEKEIHALGATPTYKEPTVNFPGVVCISTNDKVVHGVPTDHELQIGDVVGFDLVITYNGMKTDSAFTVVVGEEPRADKKRLLEYTERSLYDGISIIRDGVRTGDIGVAIQKTLQAGKLGIVREMVGHGIGHEMHEAPDVPNYGMAGQGQLLKAGMTIAIEPMATLGRERIKLDRDNWTLRTRDRSLAAHFEHTVLITQDGYEILTQL; encoded by the coding sequence ATGCAACCTCGTATAAAAACAACAGCAGAAATTGCCGAGATGCGTACCGGTGGCAAAATCCTAGGGACGATTTTTCAGCGTTTACGCGGCTATATCCAGCCCGGCATGACCGAACGCGAAATCAACGATTGGGTTGAAAAAGAAATTCATGCACTAGGTGCCACCCCGACCTACAAAGAGCCGACAGTCAATTTCCCAGGAGTGGTATGTATTTCTACCAACGATAAGGTGGTGCATGGCGTTCCTACCGATCACGAGTTACAAATTGGCGATGTCGTCGGGTTTGATCTCGTCATTACCTATAACGGTATGAAGACTGATTCAGCTTTTACAGTGGTGGTGGGCGAGGAACCGCGCGCAGATAAAAAGCGTCTGCTTGAATATACCGAGCGCAGTTTGTACGACGGTATAAGTATTATTCGTGACGGTGTGCGTACCGGTGATATTGGGGTGGCTATCCAAAAAACACTTCAGGCAGGGAAACTGGGGATTGTGCGAGAGATGGTCGGGCATGGTATTGGACACGAGATGCACGAAGCACCAGATGTGCCAAATTACGGTATGGCAGGCCAGGGGCAACTGTTGAAAGCGGGTATGACGATTGCTATTGAACCGATGGCAACCCTGGGGCGCGAACGGATAAAACTAGACCGCGATAACTGGACGCTTCGGACGCGTGACCGCAGTTTGGCGGCTCACTTTGAGCACACCGTGCTCATCACCCAGGATGGTTACGAGATTTTAACTCAGCTCTAG
- a CDS encoding vitamin K epoxide reductase family protein yields the protein MFLRWWREKSSIERSNSLIFGTMLLAGVIGLLAAFVLTLEKFHLLQEPDAQLSCSLNAVLNCASVMKTWQSSLFGFPNPIIGLMGYSVVITVAVAGLWGVRFPKKFMVLAQVGYGLGLIFAYWLFFQSVYAIQVLCPWCLLVTVVTTILFDTLLRYNLRENNFSLPETVHAKALSFLAKDYDKLIVVGWLVLMAALVFLKFGDGLWL from the coding sequence ATGTTTCTTAGGTGGTGGCGCGAGAAAAGCTCTATTGAACGCTCAAACAGCTTAATTTTTGGCACCATGCTTCTTGCGGGGGTCATAGGGCTACTTGCGGCTTTTGTGCTAACACTCGAAAAATTTCATTTACTGCAAGAACCTGACGCCCAGCTAAGCTGTAGTCTCAATGCCGTTTTGAACTGTGCAAGCGTCATGAAAACCTGGCAGTCGTCATTATTTGGTTTCCCTAACCCAATTATTGGGCTGATGGGCTATTCGGTGGTAATTACGGTAGCGGTAGCGGGATTATGGGGGGTCAGGTTTCCTAAAAAATTTATGGTGCTCGCTCAAGTTGGCTATGGCTTGGGCCTGATTTTCGCCTATTGGCTCTTTTTCCAAAGTGTTTATGCAATCCAAGTTTTGTGCCCATGGTGCTTACTGGTGACCGTTGTGACGACTATTCTGTTTGATACGCTGCTGCGCTACAACTTGCGCGAAAACAACTTTTCTTTGCCCGAAACGGTGCATGCTAAAGCTCTCAGCTTTCTCGCAAAAGACTACGACAAACTGATTGTTGTTGGCTGGCTAGTATTGATGGCGGCGCTGGTATTTTTGAAGTTTGGTGATGGCCTTTGGCTCTAA